One part of the Populus alba chromosome 18, ASM523922v2, whole genome shotgun sequence genome encodes these proteins:
- the LOC118040674 gene encoding (S)-coclaurine N-methyltransferase isoform X1 — MESLMQVPYEATVKVMLASLERNLLPDAVIRRLTRMLLAGRLRSCYKTSSELQLADLLQFVHSLKEMPIAIKTDKPKTQHYELPTSFFKLVLGKNLKYSCCYFSDKSNTLEDAEKAMLELYCERSQLKDGHSVLDVGCGWGSLSLYIAQKYSNCKITGICNSTTQKVHIDEQCRDLQLQNVEIIVADISTFEMQASYDRIYSIEMFEHMKNYGDLLNKISKWMKQDGLHFVHYFCHKTFAYHFEDVNEDDWITRYFFTGGTMPSANLLLYFQEDVSIVDHWLVNGKHYSQTSEEWLKRMDRNLAAIKPIMESTYGKDQAVKWTVYWRTFFISVAELFGYNNGEEWMVAHFLFNKK; from the exons ATGGAGAGTTTAATGCAGGTGCCTTATGAAGCAACGGTGAAAGTGATGTTGGCATCTCTGGAAAGAAATTTGCTACCAGATGCGGTGATCAGGAGGCTCACTCGCATGCTCTTGGCAGGCCGTCTTCGTTCTTGCTACAAGACATCCTCTGAACTCCAGCTGGCTGACCTTCTCCAATTCGTTCATT CTCTAAAAGAAATGCCTATAGCTATCAAGACTGATAAGCCAAAAACTCAACATTATGAATTACCAACCTCTTTCTTTAAGCTGGTCCTCGGGAAAAATCTCAAATACAG CTGTTGTTATTTTTCTGATAAATCGAACACCTTGGAAGATGCTGAGAAAGCAATGTTGGAGCTGTACTGCGAAAGGTCACAGTTAAAAGATGGACACTCTGTCCTTGACGTTGGATGTGGCTGGGGGTCACTCTCTTTATACATTGCCCAAAAGTACAGTAACTGTAAAATTACTGGGATTTGCAATTCAACAACACAGAAAGTACACATTGATGAGCAGTGCCG GGATCTTCAGCTGCAGAATGTGGAGATCATTGTTGCGGACATTAGCACATTTGAAATGCAGGCATCCTATGACCGTATATACTCCATTGAAATGTTTGAG CATATGAAGAATTATGGAGATCTTCTTAACAAGATATCCAAGTGGATGAAACAAGATGGCCTTCATTTTGTTCATTATTTCTGTCACAAGACATTTGCTTACCACTTTGAG GATGTTAATGAAGATGACTGGATTACTAGGTATTTCTTCACAGGAGGTACAATGCCTTCTGCAAATCTGTTACTTTATTTCCAG GAAGATGTTTCCATTGTTGATCATTGGCTTGTGAATGGGAAACATTATTCACAGACAAG TGAGGAGTGGCTCAAAAGAATGGACCGGAACCTAGCTGCCATTAAGCCAATAATGGAGTCAACCTATGGTAAAGATCAAGCTGTTAAGTGGACTGTTTACTGGAGAACATTCTTCATTTCTGTTGCAGAACTCTTTGGATACAACAATGGAGAAGAGTGGATGGTTGCACAtttcctttttaataaaaaatga
- the LOC118040674 gene encoding (S)-coclaurine N-methyltransferase isoform X2 — translation MESLMQVPYEATVKVMLASLERNLLPDAVIRRLTRMLLAGRLRSCYKTSSELQLADLLQFVHSLKEMPIAIKTDKPKTQHYELPTSFFKLVLGKNLKYSCCYFSDKSNTLEDAEKAMLELYCERSQLKDGHSVLDVGCGWGSLSLYIAQKYSNCKITGICNSTTQKVHIDEQCRDLQLQNVEIIVADISTFEMQASYDRIYSIEMFEHMKNYGDLLNKISKWMKQDGLHFVHYFCHKTFAYHFEDVNEDDWITRYFFTGGTMPSANLLLYFQNTREFQMLHEFHLLTYRRLPSKNSLRRKMFPLLIIGL, via the exons ATGGAGAGTTTAATGCAGGTGCCTTATGAAGCAACGGTGAAAGTGATGTTGGCATCTCTGGAAAGAAATTTGCTACCAGATGCGGTGATCAGGAGGCTCACTCGCATGCTCTTGGCAGGCCGTCTTCGTTCTTGCTACAAGACATCCTCTGAACTCCAGCTGGCTGACCTTCTCCAATTCGTTCATT CTCTAAAAGAAATGCCTATAGCTATCAAGACTGATAAGCCAAAAACTCAACATTATGAATTACCAACCTCTTTCTTTAAGCTGGTCCTCGGGAAAAATCTCAAATACAG CTGTTGTTATTTTTCTGATAAATCGAACACCTTGGAAGATGCTGAGAAAGCAATGTTGGAGCTGTACTGCGAAAGGTCACAGTTAAAAGATGGACACTCTGTCCTTGACGTTGGATGTGGCTGGGGGTCACTCTCTTTATACATTGCCCAAAAGTACAGTAACTGTAAAATTACTGGGATTTGCAATTCAACAACACAGAAAGTACACATTGATGAGCAGTGCCG GGATCTTCAGCTGCAGAATGTGGAGATCATTGTTGCGGACATTAGCACATTTGAAATGCAGGCATCCTATGACCGTATATACTCCATTGAAATGTTTGAG CATATGAAGAATTATGGAGATCTTCTTAACAAGATATCCAAGTGGATGAAACAAGATGGCCTTCATTTTGTTCATTATTTCTGTCACAAGACATTTGCTTACCACTTTGAG GATGTTAATGAAGATGACTGGATTACTAGGTATTTCTTCACAGGAGGTACAATGCCTTCTGCAAATCTGTTACTTTATTTCCAG AACACCAGAGAATTCCAAATGCTGCATGAGTTTCATTTGCTCACTTATCGAAGGCTCCCTTCTAAAAACTCTCTGCGCAGGAAGATGTTTCCATTGTTGATCATTGGCTTGTGA
- the LOC118040673 gene encoding probable protein phosphatase 2C 72, translated as MGICISSASSGIHQADDGLENVMHVQENIVSHGIERLGSLYSKEGSKGVNQDAAILHQGYGMEHGAFCGVFDGHGKNGHTVSKIVRNTLPSLLLNQKNASAKTKTVRDHSNEKADDGLAPSEGFHKWKEACISAFKEMDKEIKLQGSLDCSCSGATAVVVLRQGDDLIIANLGDSRAVLGRINDQNGIMPVQLTTDLKPGVPSEAERIRKCNGRVLALKEEPHIHRVWLPHEDSPGLAMSRAFGDFLLKNHGIISLPDISYHRVTPKDQFIVLASDGVWDVLSNKEVVSIISTADGELAAAKSVVEAATAAWKRKFTSSKVDDCTVVCLFLQKRKQQSDFIF; from the exons ATGGGAATCTGCATATCCTCTGCATCTTCTGGGATACACCAGGCAGATGATGGCCTTGAAAATGTCATGCATGtccaagaaaatattgtttctCACGGAATTGAGAGGCTTGGTTCTCTTTACTCTAAAGAAGGTAGCAAAGGAGTGAATCAAGACGCTGCTATTCTTCACCAG GGCTATGGAATGGAACATGGAGCTTTCTGTGGAGTTTTTGATGGGCATGGAAAGAATGGTCACACAGTGAGCAAGATCGTGAGAAATACGTTGCCATCGCTCTTGCTCAATCAAAAGAATGCTTCAGCAAAGACGAAGACTGTTAGAGATCACAGCAATGAGAAAGCAGATGATGGTTTAGCACCAAGCGAGGGTTTCCATAAATGGAAAGAGGCTTGTATCAGTGCCTTCAAGGAGATGGACAAGGAGATCAAGCTTCAAGGAAGTCTAGACTGCTCTTGCAGCGGAGCCACTGCAGTGGTCGTTTTAAGGCAG GGTGATGATCTTATTATAGCAAATCTTGGAGACTCAAGAGCAGTGTTGGGCAGAATAAATGATCAGAATGGAATCATGCCTGTTCAATTAACTACAGATTTGAAGCCTGGAGTGCCAA GCGAAGCAGAAAGAATAAGGAAATGTAATGGCAGAGTACTTGCACTAAAGGAAGAGCCACACATCCATCGAGTCTGGCTACCTCATGAAGATTCTCCAGGCTTAGCCATGTCTCGAGCTTTTGGAGACTTTCTCCTAAAAAATCATGGCATAATTTCATTACCAGACATCTCTTATCACAGAGTAACTCCCAAGGACCAGTTCATTGTCCTTGCATCGGACGGG GTGTGGGATGTGCTTAGCAACAAAGAAGTGGTATCCATAATTTCGACAGCAGATGGTGAACTGGCTGCAGCAAAGTCAGTGGTGGAGGCTGCTACAGCTGCATGGAAAAGGAAGTTTACTTCTTCGAAAGTGGATGACTGCACGGTGGTTTGCCTCTTCCTACAAAAGAGAAAACAGCAGTCTGACTTCATCTTTTAG